The proteins below are encoded in one region of Juglans microcarpa x Juglans regia isolate MS1-56 chromosome 4D, Jm3101_v1.0, whole genome shotgun sequence:
- the LOC121259430 gene encoding probable aspartic proteinase GIP1 — MFLPFLVFFLSFVSSLPLSLQSETALLAPIFKDLSTRQYTVQIYLKNPLQPTKLLLDLGASFSWLDCYQNYSSTAYHHIPCNASLCASLSSLACSNCYDSPGPACGNDTCALFPENPITRKATIANAIVDTLALPTTDGSTQGPLGLIPEYIFSCSTTFLLQGLANGVTGLAALGQSDYSLPVQVSTAFSSPRYFALCLSGSSSDPGVVFLGTSGPYYVNSETDLSKSLIYTPLILNPIGSTVITYDHKPSDEYFVGLTAIKVNGKPVQLNASLLTVDENGTGGTKISTVHPYTLLETSIYKAFTALFVSEASALNLTAVTSGVKPFDVCYAVNDVISTRVGPGVPTVDMVMQNDDVFWRVFGSNSMVRMGGEEGEVWCLGFVDGGPNARTSMVIGGHQMEDNLLQFDLQSKRLGFSSSILVRGTSCANFNFTSNKILK; from the coding sequence ATGTTTCTTCCATTCCTTGTCTTCTTTCTCTCGTTTGTTTCCTCTCTGCCTCTGTCTCTCCAATCAGAAACAGCTCTCCTAGCACCCATTTTCAAAGATCTTTCTACACGCCAATACACCGTCCAAATTTACCTCAAAAACCCTCTCCAACCCACGAAATTACTCCTCGACCTCGGCGCCTCCTTCTCCTGGCTCGACTGCTACCAAAACTACAGCTCTACTGCTTACCACCACATCCCCTGCAATGCCTCTCTCTGTGCTTCCCTCTCCTCCCTCGCCTGCTCCAACTGCTACGACTCGCCCGGCCCCGCCTGCGGCAACGACACCTGCGCTCTCTTCCCGGAGAACCCCATCACGCGTAAGGCCACCATCGCCAATGCCATCGTTGACACGCTCGCCTTGCCCACCACCGACGGGTCGACTCAGGGCCCACTAGGTCTCATCCCGGAGTACATTTTCTCCTGCTCCACAACCTTCCTTCTCCAAGGCCTCGCCAATGGGGTCACCGGCTTGGCCGCTCTCGGCCAGTCCGACTATTCGCTCCCAGTGCAGGTTAGCACCGCTTTCTCTTCCCCTCGCTATTTCGCGCTGTGCTTGTCGGGTTCGAGCTCGGATCCGGGCGTGGTCTTTCTGGGTACCAGTGGGCCATACTATGTGAATTCCGAAACCGACCTCTCGAAATCGCTTATTTACACTCCGCTAATCTTGAACCCGATCGGAAGCACCGTGATAACCTACGACCACAAACCGTCGGATGAGTATTTCGTAGGTTTGACGGCCATTAAAGTCAATGGGAAGCCGGTTCAGCTCAACGCCTCGCTCCTGACCGTCGATGAGAACGGTACCGGCGGAACCAAGATCAGCACCGTCCACCCGTACACGTTATTGGAGACATCTATATACAAAGCATTTACGGCGCTGTTCGTAAGCGAAGCCTCTGCACTGAACCTCACCGCTGTAACAAGTGGAGTGAAGCCATTCGATGTGTGCTACGCGGTGAACGACGTGATAAGTACGCGCGTGGGACCGGGCGTGCCGACAGTTGATATGGTGATGCAAAACGACGACGTGTTCTGGAGGGTTTTCGGATCGAATTCAATGGTGAGGATGGGAGGGGAGGAAGGGGAGGTGTGGTGTTTGGGATTTGTGGATGGGGGACCCAATGCGAGGACATCGATGGTGATTGGTGGGCATCAGATGGAGGATAATCTTCTTCAGTTTGATCTTCAATCCAAGAGATTGGGATTTAGCTCCTCAATTTTGGTCCGAGGGACATCCTGTGCCAACTTCAATTTTACTTCaaataaaattctcaaataa